DNA from Paludisphaera mucosa:
GGACCGGGATGAGAGCGATCATGCCTTGTAGCGGGTACAATTATTATCAAACAAGCCAGACGTTCTGCAAGATGCTACGGCGTCGAATCACCCGTCGTTGGCGCGATTTCCGAAATTGACGGCATGAACGGACCCATGAACGGGTCAGGCGTTCACCTGGACCCCGATCAGCGTTTGATTTCGGGGACGTTCCGAGAGAGCCTCGTGAGCTGAGGCTGGAAATGATGAGCGGTGGGGTAGCGCCCCGGGGCGCCGGCGGTAAATTCCTCGACGGCGACCAGGGGGCGGATCGCCTTCTCGACGGGCCCGGTCGTGAACGCTTTCTGCATGAAGTCGTCGGCCAGCTCGTTGGCGATCGCGGCCATGATCATCCCCTGGTCGAGCGCCAGGACGTAGCCCGAAACCATCCCTGAACTGACGTCGACGGAATCCTGGAACCCCAATGGGCCGTAGACCGGGAATCGATCTTTCAAGGCGTAGATGTTGTCCATGGCCTCGCGGGGGGCGAAGGGCAGGGCCAGGAAGGCCGCATGCGGCGTGACGACGCCGTGGATCGAGCCGGTGGTGAGGGTGGCCATGTGTGGCGGCAAACCCCAGGCGGCGTCGAATGAGAGATAGCCGTCGGGATTCGTTCCCAGGCCCTTGACGCCGTAAACCTCGTAACCCCCCGTCGGCCGGAACGCGGGGGAGAATCCCCAGTATCCGTACTTCATCTCGCGGAGCCCGTGCTCGATCTGACCCCGAACGTACAGCGGATGGTTCACCCCCCAGCTGTTCGGCGCCCAGGCGGCTTCGGGGACGAAGAGCGTGACCATCAACGCCTCGAACATGCTGCCGCCCCAGCTTGGCACGACCCGCATGTCCAGATAGTTGTAGGCCCCTTCGAAGACCTTTACGCCCTTGTACTCGCGGATATCACCGGTCGGGGTCTGCTCCTGCGGAGCGACCTCGGTGGGCAGGGTCCGATACATTCGGTAGTAATGGTCGGGGGGGAGCTGGCCGCGGGCGATGGCGATGTAGCTCGCCATCCGCGCCTCGGTGTTCAGCATGCCGTAATGGCCGTAGAACGAGTTTTCGTCGACCCAGTAACCGACCCGGAGCAGGCCGGGCTGGTGGATGGGGTCGTGGTCGTCGTAGAAGTCGTATAGGAACCCGAAATCCATGGCGTCGAGCAGCCGATTCGCGCTGGGGGCGAGGTCCGGCCGGATGTTGACGACCATCATGAGCGCCATAGCCATCCAGGCGTTGTCGACGGTGGAAATCAACGGCCGTCGCGGCGACGCATCGACGGGCGAAGCGGACAGCAGTTTGCCGCTCCGGGGGTCGATGTCGTTGGCGAAGAAGCCGTGGGGGCGATTCATGGCTTCGAGGGTCTGGATGGTCCGGGTCAGCCGTTCCCGCGCCTCGTCGTGCGAGATGATCTCCAGCCGTTCGGCCGCGATGACGCTCCAGATGTAAGCCGCGATGTTCGTCGGCGTCGTCTCCGGGACCGGCTCGCGCCAGCCCGGGCCTTCGCGGTGGACGCGATCCGAAGGGAGCCCGCTCGGAAACGCCAGCTTCTCCATCGATCGCCAGGTGTCGGCCGCGTAACGCCGCAACTGGACCCGATCCTCGGCGGTTAGGACCGTCGCGCGTTCCTGAGCCCGGGCCGAGGTCGGGGCGAGACCGCCCACGAGGCAGGCGAGCAGGAGAAGGGCGGACCGCGAAACGGGAGCGGGCGATCGAGTCATCGCACCACCTCGGGAAGAGGGTCTCGGTCGGTGCGGGGAATCCGCGGCGATGCCCCACGAACTCGTTCGGACGTAGCCTCGGAGGGGCGCTGCCTCTATCAACTACTATATTCAAGTTAACGTATCGTGACAATTTCTCCGGCAGATTTCATGCGAGCTATGATGATCGCATGCGACACCTGCGGGCGCACAACGGCTGGCCCTGGCGTCGCCCCCTAGCCAGGGTTACAGTCAACGGAGTGTCGTGCCCAACCGCCTTGAGCGCGCGAGCGATCCTTCCTTCCCGCACAGGCCGTATATCGGCCGGCGAGACGGATCGACTCGTCGTATGTCAGCCGCGGGCTCGCACCCCCGCTTACTGATTGGATCGTCCGGCCCGTGGCGGATCTTGAGGAACTTGTAGAAAGGGTGAGGAATGGCGGATCGCCTGATCCCCGCCACCGTGATCGGGAGTTGGTCCTTCCCTGGCTGGTACGAGAAATTCGTGCTCGACGTCAAGGAGCACCCCGAGCTTTACGGCCCCGTCGACCGCGAGGAAGCCGTCCGGGACGCCGTTCGCCTGGCCGTCGACGACCAGCTCCGCGCGGGGCTCGATCGCATTACCGATGGCGAGATGCGCCGTGTCGACTTCAATCTGGGTTTCTATGAGTATCTGGGCGGCCTTGAGCCCTTGAGGAAAGCGCGGAATTGGGGGGCTCCGGCCCACGATCAGCGGGATCGCTACCGATGCGTCGCACCCCTGACGGCCCCCGACGGACTCGGCGTCGTCACGGAGTACCATCGTCTTCGCGAGTATGTCGACGTGCCGGTGAAGACGCCCGTCCCGGGCCCGTTCACCCTCGCGGGCTGTATCGAGGGCGGCGAGGTGTATCGCGACCGACAGTCGATCGCCGAGGCCCTGATCCCGATCGTGACGGCCGAGCTGAAGGCCCTCGTCGCGGCCGGCGTCGACTTCATCCAGCTCGACGAGCCAAGCTTCGCTTGCCACCCCGATGCGCCCGACTATTTCCTCGACGTCATCGGTCGCACGGTCGAGGGGGTCGACGCCTACATCAGCATGCATATGTGCTTCGGGAACTACCGGGCGCGCGCAGTGGGTCGGAGGTCGTATCGCCCTCTCTTCCCGCACATCGGTCGCGCGAAGGTCGACCAGCTCGCGCTCGAGTTCGCCAGCCGCGAGATGGCGGAGGTCGAGATCCTCGCCGAGCTTCCGGCATCGATGGACGTGGCGGTGGGGCTGGTCGACGTGAAGAACACCTGGGTCGAGCCGGCCGAGTTGGTGGCCGAGCGACTCCGCCAGGTCCTGAAATACGTGGGACCGGAGCGGGTCTCGGTGACGCCCGACTGCGGCTTCTCGCAGACGTCACGGCATGTCGCGGTGGCCAAGTCGCGGTCGCTCGCCGAGGGGGCCGCGTTGGTCCGTCGCGAGCTGGACCGTTCCTGAGTCGTCGAGGCGGGGTGAGCGCCATGATCGAGCCCGTCCGCAAGGGGGCCGAGCTTGTCCGGGAGATCGAGGAAACCGTCGCGCCGCCGACCGGGGTTTTCGTCTGGTGGACCGGACAGAGCGGTTACCTGATCAAGTCGGCCCAGGGGCTCCTGGCCGTGGATCTCTATCTTTCGGAACACCTGAGTCGCAAATACCAGGACACCCCTCGCCCCCACGTTCGGATGACGACCTCGCCCTTGAACGGCGAGGATCTGAGGGACGTCGACTTGATGCTCGCGAGCCACAAGCATTCCGACCATCTGGACCCCGGCACGGTCCCGGCCCTCCTCGCGGCCTCGCCTTCGGCCATGTTGGTCCTTCCCGAAGCGATCCGGGGACATGCGACGGGACTGGGACTTGCCGAGGACCGACTCATCGGGGTCGACTCCGGCTCGGAGGTCCGTGGCGCGGGCTTTCGCGTCCGAGCGATCCCCTCGGCCCACGAGGAGTTCGACCGCGACCCCTCAGGCCGTCATCCGTACCTCGGGTTCATCATCGAGGCGGCCGGCCTGCGGCTCTACCACAGCGGCGATACGCTCGCCTACGAAGGACTAGCGGAGGCCCTGGGCGGCGAGCGTTTCGACGTGATGTTCCTGCCGATCAACGGCCGTGCGCCCTCGCGCGGCGTTGCCGGGAACATGAGCGCTGCCGAGGCCGTCGACCTTGCGGCGCGGGTCCGTCCTCGATATCTCGTTCCACACCACTATGACATGTTCACCTTCAATACAGTCCCGGTGCACGAGTTCGAGGATCAGGCGCGTCGCCTGCCGGCCGGGGTCGAGCCGAAGGTGTTGAAGTGCGGCGAGCGCTGGGAGATTCAGCCGTGAGCGTCACCATCGGCATCGACGTCGGGACGTCCGGGACCAAGACGCTGGCGATCGACGAATCGGGAAAGATCCTGGCGTCGGCCTCGTCGGAGTATCCCTGCTCGCACCCGAGGCCGGGATGGTCGGAGCAGGACCCGGAACTCTGGTGGACCGCGACGCGGGAGACGCTCCGATCGGTGCTGGGCGCGGGCGCCTTCGCCGCGTCGGACGTCGCGGGCGTGGGGCTGAGCGGCCAGATGCACGGCTCGGTCTTCCTCGACGGCGAAGGCCGGGTCGTGCGCCCGGCATTGCTCTGGAACGACCAGCGGACCGCCGCCGAATGCGCCGAGATCGAGGAGCGTGCCGGCGGCCGCGAGGCCCTGATACGCATGGTCGCCAACCGGGCCCTCACCGGCTTCACGGCCCCGAAACTGCTGTGGGTGCGCAAGCATGAGCCGGCACTTTGGGAGGGAGTCCGTCAGGTCCTGCTCCCCAAGGACTACATCCGCTACCGCCTGACCGGCACGTATGCCACCGAGGTCAGCGACGCCTCGGGGACGCTCTTGCTCGACGTCGCCAATCGCCGGTGGAGCCGCGAGCTGTTGGAGAAGCTTGATCTCGACCCCTCGCTGCTCCCGCCCTGTTACGAGAGCCCCGAGGTCTCGGCGACCGTGAGCGCGATCGGGTCCGAGGCCACGGGCGTGCCCGAGGGCGTGCGGGTGGTCGGCGGCGGCGGCGACCAACCTGCGGGGGCCGTCGGCAACGGGATCGTGCGGCAGGGCGTCGTCTCGGCCACCATGGGCACCTCGGGCGTGGTCTTCGCCCACTCCGACCACCTGGGATTCGATCCCCAGGGTCGTCTCCAGCGCGGCTGCCATGCCGTCCCCGGCGCGTACCACGTTATGGGCGTCGTGCTCGCGGCAGGCGGCAGCCTGCAATGGTTCCGGAATGAGCTGGGCAAGGCCGAGGTCGCCCACGCCAAGTCGCTCGGCATCGACCCTTATCAGGTGCTGACCGCCGAGGCCGCCCTCGCGGGCCCGGGGGCCGAAGGCCTTTTCTTCCTGCCCTATTTGACCGGCGAGCGCTCGCCCCACTTCGACCCCGACGCGAAAGGGGGGTGGATCGGCCTGACCGTCCGCCACGGCCGCCCCCACATGATCCGCGCGGTGCTCGAAGGG
Protein-coding regions in this window:
- a CDS encoding cobalamin-independent methionine synthase II family protein produces the protein MADRLIPATVIGSWSFPGWYEKFVLDVKEHPELYGPVDREEAVRDAVRLAVDDQLRAGLDRITDGEMRRVDFNLGFYEYLGGLEPLRKARNWGAPAHDQRDRYRCVAPLTAPDGLGVVTEYHRLREYVDVPVKTPVPGPFTLAGCIEGGEVYRDRQSIAEALIPIVTAELKALVAAGVDFIQLDEPSFACHPDAPDYFLDVIGRTVEGVDAYISMHMCFGNYRARAVGRRSYRPLFPHIGRAKVDQLALEFASREMAEVEILAELPASMDVAVGLVDVKNTWVEPAELVAERLRQVLKYVGPERVSVTPDCGFSQTSRHVAVAKSRSLAEGAALVRRELDRS
- a CDS encoding MBL fold metallo-hydrolase; amino-acid sequence: MIEPVRKGAELVREIEETVAPPTGVFVWWTGQSGYLIKSAQGLLAVDLYLSEHLSRKYQDTPRPHVRMTTSPLNGEDLRDVDLMLASHKHSDHLDPGTVPALLAASPSAMLVLPEAIRGHATGLGLAEDRLIGVDSGSEVRGAGFRVRAIPSAHEEFDRDPSGRHPYLGFIIEAAGLRLYHSGDTLAYEGLAEALGGERFDVMFLPINGRAPSRGVAGNMSAAEAVDLAARVRPRYLVPHHYDMFTFNTVPVHEFEDQARRLPAGVEPKVLKCGERWEIQP
- a CDS encoding glucoamylase family protein produces the protein MRRYAADTWRSMEKLAFPSGLPSDRVHREGPGWREPVPETTPTNIAAYIWSVIAAERLEIISHDEARERLTRTIQTLEAMNRPHGFFANDIDPRSGKLLSASPVDASPRRPLISTVDNAWMAMALMMVVNIRPDLAPSANRLLDAMDFGFLYDFYDDHDPIHQPGLLRVGYWVDENSFYGHYGMLNTEARMASYIAIARGQLPPDHYYRMYRTLPTEVAPQEQTPTGDIREYKGVKVFEGAYNYLDMRVVPSWGGSMFEALMVTLFVPEAAWAPNSWGVNHPLYVRGQIEHGLREMKYGYWGFSPAFRPTGGYEVYGVKGLGTNPDGYLSFDAAWGLPPHMATLTTGSIHGVVTPHAAFLALPFAPREAMDNIYALKDRFPVYGPLGFQDSVDVSSGMVSGYVLALDQGMIMAAIANELADDFMQKAFTTGPVEKAIRPLVAVEEFTAGAPGRYPTAHHFQPQLTRLSRNVPEIKR
- the xylB gene encoding xylulokinase, which produces MSVTIGIDVGTSGTKTLAIDESGKILASASSEYPCSHPRPGWSEQDPELWWTATRETLRSVLGAGAFAASDVAGVGLSGQMHGSVFLDGEGRVVRPALLWNDQRTAAECAEIEERAGGREALIRMVANRALTGFTAPKLLWVRKHEPALWEGVRQVLLPKDYIRYRLTGTYATEVSDASGTLLLDVANRRWSRELLEKLDLDPSLLPPCYESPEVSATVSAIGSEATGVPEGVRVVGGGGDQPAGAVGNGIVRQGVVSATMGTSGVVFAHSDHLGFDPQGRLQRGCHAVPGAYHVMGVVLAAGGSLQWFRNELGKAEVAHAKSLGIDPYQVLTAEAALAGPGAEGLFFLPYLTGERSPHFDPDAKGGWIGLTVRHGRPHMIRAVLEGATFAMRDSLELIRDMKVAIQQIRVSGGGARNALWKQIQADIYGADVHTINASEGPAYGAALLAQVGTGGFSTVPEACDAAIMTVESTSVDPQVKAYYDRAYKVYRGLYEHLKGSFREISALVAEGL